From a single Rosa rugosa chromosome 7, drRosRugo1.1, whole genome shotgun sequence genomic region:
- the LOC133722510 gene encoding uncharacterized protein LOC133722510 isoform X1: MHFKDMCFWRAPEQHKELDVLDEDEEQFIREVIIMFDTGDELFHNIMLPDEFDYPSKNYFFESLLVWKDSVALLGIQICQLSSYGIWVIDEFGGHNGGAWTKHITFELPVEPLIFWKSDRVLLNDPNDTDYRGLIFSYNLDTKKLKNLPIQSERTDSSAIVYVSSIVSVLGGSKPKNKDNSTPNAEFSVFEYPSPLVSHYMVDKKTYSYSVWAIPSDDVSLRIKKVMVGLRTEFGGPEIDPHIVVVGSIRMKHEDMLTKFRSLQSNVISSYKAKVNQVVTRSSYFQCISLLIHSSFEVSPELYFATGVCGGRFQFCNKVRPHLSLLYGYLTEEERKKAQEKVSYLDEGLSSLSFFITRLALYKIDYKDRSLKSWEKIADYPLQFE, encoded by the exons ATGCACTTCAAGGATATGTGTTTTTGGCGAGCACCTGAGCAACACAAGGAATTGGATGTGCTTGATGAAGACGAGGAGCAATTCATTAGGGAAGTTATCATTATGTTTGATACTGGGGATGAGCTATTTCATAATATAATGTTACCGGATGAATTTGATTATCCATCAAAAAATTATTTCTTTGAGAGCCTTTTAGTGTGGAAGGACTCCGTTGCTCTTTTGGGAATACAAATCTGTCAACTATCATCATATGGAATATGGGTGATAGATGAATTTGGTGGTCATAACGGTGGTGCTTGGACAAAACACATAACTTTTGAGCTCCCTGTGGAACCGTTGATATTTTGGAAGAGCGACAGGGTTCTTTTAAATGATCCTAACGACACTGATTATAGAGGACTTATATTCTCTTATAATCTCGATACCAAAAAGCTTAAAAATCTTCCCATTCAAAGCGAGCGGACTGACTCTTCTGCTATTGTGTATGTGAGCAGTATAGTTTCAGTATTGGGAGGCAGCAAACCCAAGAACAAAGATAATTCTACACCCAAT GCTGAATTTTCTGTATTTGAGTACCCTTCTCCACTAGTCAGTCATTATATGGTTGACAAGAAAACTTACTCATATTCGGTGTGGGCAATCCCGTCAGATGATGTGTCTCTCCGGATTAAGAAAGTGATGGTGGGACTGCGGACTGAATTCGGCGGGCCGGAGATTGATCCCCACATTGTCGTTGTGGGGTCCATTCGTATGAAGCATGAGGATATGCTCACCAAGTTCAGATCTCTCCAGTCTAATGTTATTTCTTCGTACAAAGCAAAAGTTAATCAAGTCGTTACTAGGAGTTCCTATTTCCAATGTATTTCCCTCCTCATTCATTCATCTTTCGAGGTGTCACCTGAG ttaTATTTTGCAACAGGAGTTTGTGGTGGACGATTCCAATTTTGTAATA AAGTTAGGCCACATTTGAGCCTCCTTTATGGTTACTTgacagaagaagagaggaagaaagcTCAAGAAAAAGTCAGTTATCTGGATGAAGGCCTCAGCAGCTTGAGCTTCTTTATAACTCGACTTGCATTGTACAAAATTGACTACAAAGATAGAAGTCTCAAATCTTGGGAGAAGATTGCTGATTACCCCCTCCAATTTGAGTAA
- the LOC133722510 gene encoding uncharacterized protein LOC133722510 isoform X2 — translation MHFKDMCFWRAPEQHKELDVLDEDEEQFIREVIIMFDTGDELFHNIMLPDEFDYPSKNYFFESLLVWKDSVALLGIQICQLSSYGIWVIDEFGGHNGGAWTKHITFELPVEPLIFWKSDRVLLNDPNDTDYRGLIFSYNLDTKKLKNLPIQSERTDSSAIVYVSSIVSVLGGSKPKNKDNSTPNAEFSVFEYPSPLVSHYMVDKKTYSYSVWAIPSDDVSLRIKKVMVGLRTEFGGPEIDPHIVVVGSIRMKHEDMLTKFRSLQSNVISSYKAKVNQVVTRSSYFQCISLLIHSSFEVSPEKLGHI, via the exons ATGCACTTCAAGGATATGTGTTTTTGGCGAGCACCTGAGCAACACAAGGAATTGGATGTGCTTGATGAAGACGAGGAGCAATTCATTAGGGAAGTTATCATTATGTTTGATACTGGGGATGAGCTATTTCATAATATAATGTTACCGGATGAATTTGATTATCCATCAAAAAATTATTTCTTTGAGAGCCTTTTAGTGTGGAAGGACTCCGTTGCTCTTTTGGGAATACAAATCTGTCAACTATCATCATATGGAATATGGGTGATAGATGAATTTGGTGGTCATAACGGTGGTGCTTGGACAAAACACATAACTTTTGAGCTCCCTGTGGAACCGTTGATATTTTGGAAGAGCGACAGGGTTCTTTTAAATGATCCTAACGACACTGATTATAGAGGACTTATATTCTCTTATAATCTCGATACCAAAAAGCTTAAAAATCTTCCCATTCAAAGCGAGCGGACTGACTCTTCTGCTATTGTGTATGTGAGCAGTATAGTTTCAGTATTGGGAGGCAGCAAACCCAAGAACAAAGATAATTCTACACCCAAT GCTGAATTTTCTGTATTTGAGTACCCTTCTCCACTAGTCAGTCATTATATGGTTGACAAGAAAACTTACTCATATTCGGTGTGGGCAATCCCGTCAGATGATGTGTCTCTCCGGATTAAGAAAGTGATGGTGGGACTGCGGACTGAATTCGGCGGGCCGGAGATTGATCCCCACATTGTCGTTGTGGGGTCCATTCGTATGAAGCATGAGGATATGCTCACCAAGTTCAGATCTCTCCAGTCTAATGTTATTTCTTCGTACAAAGCAAAAGTTAATCAAGTCGTTACTAGGAGTTCCTATTTCCAATGTATTTCCCTCCTCATTCATTCATCTTTCGAGGTGTCACCTGAG AAGTTAGGCCACATTTGA